A single Ziziphus jujuba cultivar Dongzao chromosome 11, ASM3175591v1 DNA region contains:
- the LOC107416321 gene encoding WD repeat-containing protein LWD1, giving the protein MQSPVERKPGVYTYVAQWPVYSIAWSLRSDKNYRLAIGSFLEDYSNKVELVHFNPDTSDFTTDSRLFFDHPYAPTNLMFFPSPETSNPDLIATSGDYLRLWEIHEDRIQLKSLLNGNKTSEFNSAITSFDWAEVDTGRVATASVDTTCTVWDIEREAVDSQLVAHDKEVYDISWGGFNVFASVSGDGSVRVFDLRDKERSTIIYENPIQDSPLLRLEWNKFDSRFIATVGMDSNKVVIIDIRFPTTPLMELCKHKGSVNAISWSPRIGRHLCSVGDDSRALIWDVVGPNFRSDNGGEIEPEMWYGSTAEINHVRWSPVELQWIGIAFLNRLQLLKV; this is encoded by the coding sequence ATGCAAAGCCCCGTAGAGAGAAAACCAGGAGTTTACACCTACGTGGCTCAATGGCCAGTTTACTCCATAGCCTGGTCACTTCGTTCGGACAAGAATTACCGCCTAGCCATCGGAAGCTTTCTCGAAGACTACAGCAATAAGGTCGAACTCGTCCATTTCAACCCTGACACCTCCGATTTCACCACCGACAGCCGCCTCTTCTTCGACCACCCTTACGCCCCAACCAACCTCATGTTCTTCCCTTCCCCGGAAACCTCTAACCCCGACCTCATCGCCACCTCCGGCGACTATCTCCGCCTCTGGGAAATCCACGAAGATCGAATCCAGCTCAAATCCCTCCTCAACGGCAATAAAACCAGCGAGTTCAACTCCGCCATCACTTCCTTCGATTGGGCCGAGGTCGACACTGGTCGTGTTGCCACAGCGAGTGTCGACACCACTTGTACGGTCTGGGACATCGAGAGGGAAGCCGTGGACAGCCAGTTGGTGGCTCACGACAAAGAGGTGTATGATATTTCTTGGGGCGGATTCAATGTGTTCGCTTCGGTTTCTGGGGACGGTTCTGTCAGAGTGTTTGATTTGAGGGATAAGGAAAGGTCAAccataatttatgaaaatccTATCCAGGATAGTCCTCTGCTAAGGTTGGAGTGGAACAAGTTTGACTCCAGGTTTATAGCCACGGTCGGAATGGACAGCAACAAAGTGGTGATAATCGATATTAGGTTTCCAACTACTCCCTTAATGGAGCTTTGTAAGCATAAAGGGAGTGTGAATGCCATCTCATGGTCTCCTCGCATCGGACGGCATTTGTGCTCCGTTGGTGACGATTCAAGGGCTCTGATATGGGATGTGGTGGGACCCAATTTTCGATCTGATAATGGTGGGGAGATTGAACCTGAGATGTGGTATGGCTCGACGGCTGAGATTAATCATGTGCGTTGGTCTCCTGTGGAGTTGCAATGGATCGGTATTGCTTTCTTGAATAGGTTACAGCTTCTGAAGGTTTAG